From the Planktothricoides raciborskii GIHE-MW2 genome, the window ATCTTCACCATCTCCTCCCCAGAGGAAATCATTCCCTTCGCCGCCATAAAACACATCATTATCGGCATTTCCGGTCAGGCTATCATTGCCCTTATCGCCATATAAAATATCAGCGCCCGCATCACCATGAATTAGGTCATCACCCTGACCACCACGGGCGGTATCATCCCCATTGCCACCGAAAATGGAGTCATCTCCCGCATTGCCTTGCAGGAAATCATTGCCATCTTTTCCGAATAGCAAATCACCGGCATCACTAGCGACTGAACCAGGGCTAGATGAGCCCCCAAATAATTTGTCATCACCTAAATCACCAATCAAGGTATCGCTACCTAAATCGCCATAGATTAAGTCATCATTTTGACCACCCATTGCTAAATCATTGCCTTGACCACCATAGATAATGTCTTTACCTTGATTACCCAGCAACAAATCTGCCCCTTGGTTGCCATAAATTTCGTCATCTCCATCATTACCAAATAGGGCATCTCGTCCGGGCAAACCACGGATCACATCATTGCCACTTTGACCACTAATTACATCATCATTAGGTGTGCCATCAATATTATCTGCACTATCGGCTCCTACGGCAGTAAAGGAAATATTGACTAAATCAATAGTGGGTTCGGGAGGAATAGCCGAAGGTTCGGGTAAAGTAGTATTATTTTGGCTATTATTACTGCTTTCTGAGGGCAAAATACTGCTCAGACCAGTGAAAGGCAGAACTTGACTGGGAGAAACGGTGAATAGACCGCTGTTAACCGGAGGTTCATCAACCGGAGGTTCATCAACATTGCTGATTATCAGGTCAACTTTAGCCGCAGCAACAGCATAAGTCTTGCCGTCAGAACCATTCCAAGTAAAGCTGACATTGCCATTAAAGTCAGCATTGGGAGTAAAGGTTAATTTACCCAAATCAGCGGCATTAATTTCTTGGGCAGCAGTGACAGCAGTTCCGTTTAACTTCAAAGTGCCGTTATCGGGAAGTGAAGTTATTTTAATTTTGGATAAGCTATCTTTTTCTAGGTCTGAGAATTTATCCGTAAAGTCAGTGGCAGCAAAAGTGATATCCGTATCTTCAAGGCCAGTTTTGGTGATATCACTCAGAGTGGGGATATCGTTAATATCCGCTGTCCGGGTCAACTGAGTGGCAGCAATATTATTATTACCTGCACTATCCGTTGCTGAAGAAGCAGCAACATCTACTGTCACCGAACCATCAGCAGCGGGAGTAACATCAAAGGTGTAAGTAGTGGCGTTAACTGCCATAAAGTTACTGGCAGTTCCGTTGCCAACTGTGATATCTGAGATATCAAAACCGGTGACATTTTCACTGAAAGTGGCAGTAACCGTAAATAACCCGTTAACAGGAGTTGCAGCAGTGGAAGTTAAAGCAACAGTTGGGGCAGTTTGATCAAAAGTGACACTACTGGAGTTGGTAGTAGCCGTTACCGCCGTTCCCGCATTGCCCGCAGCATTCGTAAAGGTAATATTAATCGGTAAATTTCCTTCGGTATCTGCGGCTTGCAGAGTATAAGTGGCGGTGTAGTTGTTCCCGCTATTCGTCACTGTGGCAGTTTGACCACCAATGGTGACAGTGGGTGTACCACCGAGGGTTTCACTGGCGGTAAAAGCAACTGTCACTGCATCCCCAACTTTGGCTAATGCGGTGTTGGCATTATTGGATGCAATGGTGACTGGGGTTAAGGTGGGGGCAACTGTATCAATAACTATGGCTTTGCTGCCACCGAGGGAGTTGTCAGAACCTAAGGCAGGGAGGGTTAAGATGGCATCTACAGTTAAATTATCTTTAATCGTCCCCCCATTTAGCTCTAGGGCAGTGGTGCTGAAATATTCTAAGTCCGCAGAACTATCCCCAACTTGCACTACATAGTTAAAGGTGAGGATATTACCGCCATTACCACTATCATAAGTAGCATATTGGTCAGTGGTGCCGGTTTCTAGTTGCAGGCGGGGGGTGCCACCTGTTGTATCAACCGTGACAGCCGCATCAAAGGTAACGGTAATAGCAATGGTGTCACCGGCTTTGTAACTAC encodes:
- a CDS encoding Ig-like domain-containing protein, whose product is MQVGDSSADLEYFSTTALELNGGTIKDNLTVDAILTLPALGSDNSLGGSKAIVIDTVAPTLTPVTIASNNANTALAKVGDAVTVAFTASETLGGTPTVTIGGQTATVTNSGNNYTATYTLQAADTEGNLPINITFTNAAGNAGTAVTATTNSSSVTFDQTAPTVALTSTAATPVNGLFTVTATFSENVTGFDISDITVGNGTASNFMAVNATTYTFDVTPAADGSVTVDVAASSATDSAGNNNIAATQLTRTADINDIPTLSDITKTGLEDTDITFAATDFTDKFSDLEKDSLSKIKITSLPDNGTLKLNGTAVTAAQEINAADLGKLTFTPNADFNGNVSFTWNGSDGKTYAVAAAKVDLIISNVDEPPVDEPPVNSGLFTVSPSQVLPFTGLSSILPSESSNNSQNNTTLPEPSAIPPEPTIDLVNISFTAVGADSADNIDGTPNDDVISGQSGNDVIRGLPGRDALFGNDGDDEIYGNQGADLLLGNQGKDIIYGGQGNDLAMGGQNDDLIYGDLGSDTLIGDLGDDKLFGGSSSPGSVASDAGDLLFGKDGNDFLQGNAGDDSIFGGNGDDTARGGQGDDLIHGDAGADILYGDKGNDSLTGNADNDVFYGGEGNDFLWGGDGEDFLFGDEGDDTLIGNADKDYFVLQSSFGSDTILDFTNGIDLIGLAGGLTFDQLSITGSNGNTLIASGNELLATLTGVDVGLIDSADFTLMV